TACCGCCGGCCACACGGAGAGCGGACGCACCCAGCGACTCGCCAATGGCGAAACCAATGAAGCACGGCCCGACGACCTCCTTCGGAAGGAAGCCCAGGATGAGGATCATGAAAAACAACTCAACGCTGACCAGCAAGAGGCCCACACTCATGCCCGACTTCATCGGGATGAGCAGCGCTTCCAGCGGCGTGCCCCTCAGCGACGCAAACGCCGAACGGGAGTTGGCCTTGGTGTTGATGCGGATGCCAAACCAGGCCACACCATACGAGCCAAGGATACCCAGAATCGAGCAACTGATGATCCAGAGGAACTCGGCCGCCGGCTTGGCCTGGAGCTTGATGAAGTAGTAGTACATGCAGATGAAAATCACGACCCAGAGGATCACCAGGAATTTGCCCTGCTGAATCAGGTAGGTCTTGCAGGTCTCCCAGATGGTCTCGGAGACATTCACCATGCAGGAGTGTGCAGGCAGACCCCTGATCTGGAAGTACTGGATCAAGGCGAAGATCAAACCAATCACACACACCACCAGACCAAGCTTCAGGAGGGTCATCCCCTGAAGCCCCCCAAAGGCGTCAAACTGGATCGTGTTGAGGTCCGGCAACTGGATGTCGGCCTCGCCGGCCATGACCGGTACCCCTGCGAAGGCCAGAACGACTGCCGCCCCTGCAAGCAGCCACTCCGTCCTCCCCATTAGACTTTTACCTGACATACACTTTCTCCATATACGATGAAATACGCGATGTCCCTCGGGTAGCGGCCCGAAGGAAGTCCAACCACACTCGATCAGGTTGCAGGAAAACAGCAAACCTGGCCCCCAACCCGGGTTTGGACGATACTGCACAACCACACAAAACGCAAGTGCCCGAGTTCGGTGTACTTGCCTGTCCCAAAAAGGAGAAACGAGCATGACCATTGCGAGACAGACCATAGGCTTGATCTGCCTGGCCGCCTTGGCCACCGCAGCCCTCAGCTGGGCGGCCGCCACCTCCGGTTCACCCGGCGGGCGCGAAGCCGAGAAGAAGACCCTGGCCGTCCTGGAACAAATCTGGGAACACGAACGTGACGGCATGCTCAACGCACCCCCGGAGGACGGCCGCCTACTCAGACTTCTGGCCGAAAGCATGGGCGCAAAGAATGTGGTCGAAATCGGTACGTCCAATGGCTACTCTGCCATCTGGTTGGGCCTGGCCCTGCGAACCACCGGCGGGAGACTGACCACCTTCGAGATCGACCCCAGGAAAGTCGAACTGGCCCGCAAGAACTTCGTTCGCGCCGGCCTCGATTCCATCATCACCGCCGTCGAAGGCGATGCCCACAAGAAGATCACCGAGCTGAGAGGACCGCTCGACCTCGTGTTCATCGATGCCGAGAAAGACGGCTACGTCGACTACCTGAACAAGACGCTGCCTCTGGTGCGCCCGGGCGGACTCATCCTCGCCCACAATACGACCGACTGCAAAAAGGCCCTTGAGGAGTACGTCAGACAGGTCACCACCAACCCCGATCTCGAGACCATCTTCCTCCACGAACAGAACCGTGGAATCGCCGTCACCCTGAAGAAACGCTGACCGAAACGCCGATGCCTACGTCATCCGGCCGGGAGCACCGAGACTCCGGATGAGCCGGCAGAACAGGCGCGGAAGACAGCCATGGCCGACCACCCAACCATCGCTAAACCCGAAAGACACTCTGCCTTTGGCGGGACCAGCCAGCCCCAATACAAACCGTGGATCGTGTTCTTCTGGTTGGCGGCCATCACCCTTGCAGGCCTCCAGGAATGGTCCTCACGCCACACCGTCTCGCAAGACGCTGTCTCCTACATCGAAGTGGCTGAGGCCTACGCCCGAGGCGATTGGAACAACGCCCTCAACGCCTACTGGAGCCCCATGTACTGCTGGATCCTGGCCGTGAGCCGATTCCTCTGGCCACCCTCGCCCTATTGGGAGGCGACCGCTCTCCATATGACCAACATCCCCATCCACCTCTTCACCCTGGCTTCCTTTCATTTCTTCTGGAAGCGCCTGACGCAATTCCGCCACCGGCCCGACGCGGCCGATCTCGACCAGGACTGCACCACACCCTCACTCCCACTGTGGACCATACTCGGCTACACACTGTTCCTGTGGTCCTCGTTCGCCTTCAGCCGGGCAACCGGGGCCGACACCCTGGTCACCGGTTTCGTTCTGCTTTCGGCTGGCCTCTTGCTGCGGATCCAGTCCGGCCGCGACGCATGGGGAAGCTATGTCCTCCTCGGCATCGTGCTTGGACTGGGTTACCTCGCCAAGGCCATCTTGCTCCCCGTCGGCCTGGTCTGCCTGGCAGTTGCCCTCTTCTGTTCACCCAGAGCTCGTAAACGAATCCCCCATCTCCTGGCCGCAGGCATCGCTATGGCCTTGGTCGCCGCCCCGTTTGTGGCCGCGCTCTCCTCGAAGATGGGCCGATTCACCA
The window above is part of the Phycisphaerae bacterium genome. Proteins encoded here:
- a CDS encoding O-methyltransferase, whose translation is MTIARQTIGLICLAALATAALSWAAATSGSPGGREAEKKTLAVLEQIWEHERDGMLNAPPEDGRLLRLLAESMGAKNVVEIGTSNGYSAIWLGLALRTTGGRLTTFEIDPRKVELARKNFVRAGLDSIITAVEGDAHKKITELRGPLDLVFIDAEKDGYVDYLNKTLPLVRPGGLILAHNTTDCKKALEEYVRQVTTNPDLETIFLHEQNRGIAVTLKKR